In a genomic window of Streptomyces sp. SJL17-4:
- the ugpC gene encoding sn-glycerol-3-phosphate ABC transporter ATP-binding protein UgpC — MASVTFDKATRVYPGATKPSVDQLDIEIADGEFLVLVGPSGCGKSTSLRMLAGLEDVNAGSIRIGDRDVTHLPPKDRDIAMVFQNYALYPHMSVADNMGFALKIAGVNKSEIRTKVEEAAKILDLTEYLDRKPKALSGGQRQRVAMGRAIVREPQVFLMDEPLSNLDAKLRVSTRTQIAGLQRRLGITTVYVTHDQTEALTMGDRVAVLKDGLLQQVDSPRNMYDKPANLFVAGFIGSPAMNLVEVPITDGGVKFGNSVVPVSRDAIAAASANGDTTVTVGVRPEHFDVQGPTGKDGLAVTVNVVEELGSDGFVYGSTRVGGEDKDLVVRVGGRDVPAKGTTLHVVPRAAELHVFSTSTGARLSD; from the coding sequence ATGGCTTCCGTCACTTTCGACAAGGCGACCCGGGTGTACCCCGGTGCCACCAAGCCCTCCGTCGACCAGCTCGACATCGAGATCGCCGACGGCGAGTTCCTCGTCCTGGTCGGGCCCTCCGGCTGTGGCAAGTCGACCTCCCTGCGCATGCTCGCGGGTCTCGAGGACGTCAACGCCGGCTCCATCCGCATCGGTGACCGCGACGTCACGCACCTGCCGCCCAAGGACCGGGACATCGCCATGGTGTTCCAGAACTACGCGCTGTACCCGCACATGAGCGTCGCCGACAACATGGGCTTCGCGCTCAAGATCGCCGGTGTCAACAAGTCCGAGATCCGCACCAAGGTCGAAGAGGCCGCGAAGATCCTGGACCTCACCGAGTACCTCGACCGCAAGCCGAAGGCGCTCTCCGGCGGTCAGCGTCAGCGTGTCGCCATGGGTCGCGCCATCGTGCGTGAGCCGCAGGTCTTCCTCATGGACGAGCCGCTGTCGAACCTCGACGCCAAGCTCCGTGTCTCGACCCGTACGCAGATCGCCGGCCTCCAGCGCCGTCTCGGCATCACCACGGTCTACGTCACCCACGACCAGACCGAGGCCCTCACCATGGGCGACCGCGTCGCCGTCCTCAAGGACGGTCTGCTCCAGCAGGTCGACTCGCCGCGCAACATGTACGACAAGCCGGCCAACCTCTTCGTCGCCGGCTTCATCGGCTCCCCCGCCATGAACCTGGTCGAGGTCCCGATCACCGACGGCGGCGTGAAGTTCGGCAACAGCGTCGTCCCGGTCTCCCGTGACGCCATCGCCGCCGCCTCCGCCAACGGCGACACCACCGTCACCGTCGGCGTCCGCCCCGAGCACTTCGACGTGCAGGGCCCCACCGGCAAGGACGGCCTGGCCGTCACCGTCAACGTCGTCGAGGAGCTCGGCTCCGACGGCTTCGTGTACGGCTCCACCCGCGTCGGCGGCGAGGACAAGGACCTGGTCGTCCGCGTCGGCGGCCGTGACGTCCCCGCCAAGGGCACCACGCTGCACGTCGTCCCGCGCGCCGCCGAGCTCCACGTCTTCTCGACGTCCACCGGCGCCCGCCTCAGCGACTGA
- a CDS encoding nucleotidyltransferase family protein, with translation MHTSPTQAVVLAGGQGSRLRPYTDDRPKPMVEIPGTGTPIIGHQLSWLAAEGVTDAVVSCGHLAEVLQEWLESADLPLKVTTVVESEPLGRGGGLKYAAAHLPAPDQPWYATNGDIWTRFSLREMAAFHDERDALATLALARPRIPWGAVETDTFGHITDFVEAPPSPFLINAGVYVFSAAFTELLPDLGDHERTTFPRLARERRLAGFPLPQGAYWRAIDTAKDLTEAAKELATQRG, from the coding sequence ATGCACACCTCTCCGACGCAGGCCGTGGTCCTGGCGGGCGGCCAGGGCTCACGGCTCCGCCCGTACACCGACGACCGCCCCAAGCCGATGGTCGAGATCCCGGGCACCGGGACCCCGATCATCGGCCATCAGCTTTCCTGGCTCGCCGCCGAGGGCGTGACCGACGCCGTCGTCTCCTGCGGCCACCTCGCCGAAGTGCTCCAGGAGTGGCTGGAAAGCGCCGACCTCCCCCTCAAGGTGACGACGGTCGTCGAGAGCGAGCCCCTGGGCCGCGGCGGAGGCCTCAAGTACGCCGCCGCGCACCTGCCCGCGCCGGACCAGCCCTGGTACGCCACCAACGGCGACATCTGGACCCGTTTCTCGCTGCGCGAGATGGCCGCCTTCCACGACGAGCGCGACGCCCTCGCCACCCTCGCCCTGGCCCGCCCCCGCATCCCGTGGGGCGCCGTCGAGACCGACACCTTCGGGCACATCACCGACTTCGTCGAGGCACCGCCGTCGCCGTTCCTCATCAACGCGGGCGTGTACGTCTTCTCCGCGGCCTTCACGGAGCTCCTCCCGGACCTGGGCGACCACGAGCGCACCACGTTCCCCCGGCTCGCCCGTGAGCGGCGGCTGGCCGGCTTCCCGCTGCCCCAGGGCGCCTACTGGCGGGCCATCGACACCGCCAAGGACCTCACCGAGGCCGCCAAGGAGCTCGCCACCCAGCGGGGATGA
- a CDS encoding DoxX family membrane protein, which produces MSVDTRTPRPGFDDQPALSMVKVDSDPAQVIVNHASFRVRLAPAQQPKIGAGARTAALSGAASGAGGRRRPVVWTGKSSPGATGLLQAVRESSVSTLEPAVGHGGPGGRGGHGGHAGLDAGATQAIPRIGDTMPTPLVTADSGPLLPPMRRAEGAYDAAYEDLYDLRPETAGPHADEAPEARPAQRHGQDAVRHAYYPGRRMNLGVVLLPLRVFLGFISIYAGMGKLCDPVYFDGGERGSMVKWLNSLHPWPLAEPLRDFALQHPVGAGLTVAFLQVVVGVLTVLGLWQRVAAVVGALLSAALLLTVSWKTVPVYDSADIIFLAAWSPLIIAGAPVYSIDARLAGEAWRTLGPRADLWDLRRRVMRRSTLVAAVVVGLTLLIGSVLGGAVRSTEMVTVPGPNDDPINHLPGRPLPTEPKRRAPSSEAASTVPAPAATSEAPAEREETQEASRPTETTREATRTQEQRPTATQGTGTGAGSSSRTPTQSDPEPPPSTSDTPSSTGGSTSSGGSGGGSTGSTGTPSESSSTSGGARNPIGGLLG; this is translated from the coding sequence ATGAGTGTGGACACCAGAACGCCCCGGCCGGGGTTCGACGATCAGCCCGCGTTGAGCATGGTCAAGGTGGATTCCGATCCCGCCCAGGTGATCGTGAACCACGCCAGCTTCCGTGTGCGGCTCGCGCCGGCCCAGCAGCCGAAGATCGGCGCCGGCGCCCGCACCGCGGCCCTGTCCGGGGCGGCTTCAGGAGCGGGCGGCCGCCGCCGTCCCGTCGTATGGACCGGAAAGTCCTCACCGGGCGCGACCGGCCTCCTCCAGGCGGTACGGGAGTCCTCCGTCTCCACGCTCGAACCGGCCGTCGGCCACGGAGGCCCCGGCGGCCGCGGTGGTCACGGGGGTCACGCGGGTCTGGACGCGGGGGCCACCCAGGCCATCCCGCGCATCGGCGACACCATGCCCACCCCCCTGGTGACCGCCGACTCCGGCCCCCTGCTGCCGCCGATGCGCCGCGCCGAGGGCGCGTACGACGCCGCCTACGAGGACCTGTACGACCTCCGGCCCGAGACCGCCGGCCCGCACGCCGACGAGGCGCCGGAAGCCCGGCCCGCGCAGCGCCACGGGCAGGACGCCGTCCGGCACGCCTACTACCCCGGCCGCCGGATGAACCTCGGCGTCGTCCTCCTCCCGCTCCGCGTCTTCCTCGGCTTCATCTCCATCTACGCGGGCATGGGCAAGCTCTGCGACCCCGTCTACTTCGACGGCGGCGAGCGCGGCTCCATGGTGAAGTGGCTCAACTCCCTCCACCCCTGGCCCCTCGCCGAACCCCTCCGCGACTTCGCCCTCCAGCACCCGGTCGGCGCAGGACTCACCGTCGCCTTCCTCCAGGTCGTCGTCGGCGTCCTCACCGTCCTCGGCCTCTGGCAGCGCGTCGCCGCCGTCGTCGGCGCGCTGCTCTCCGCCGCGCTGCTCCTCACGGTCAGCTGGAAGACCGTCCCGGTCTACGACTCCGCCGACATCATCTTCCTGGCCGCCTGGTCCCCGCTGATCATCGCCGGCGCCCCCGTCTACTCGATCGACGCCCGCCTGGCCGGAGAGGCCTGGCGCACCCTCGGCCCGCGCGCCGACCTGTGGGACCTGCGCCGCCGCGTCATGCGCCGCAGCACCCTCGTCGCCGCGGTCGTCGTCGGCCTCACCCTCCTCATCGGCTCGGTCCTCGGCGGCGCCGTCCGCTCCACCGAGATGGTCACCGTCCCGGGCCCCAACGACGACCCGATCAACCACCTCCCGGGCCGGCCGCTCCCCACCGAGCCCAAGCGCCGCGCCCCCTCCTCGGAGGCCGCGTCCACCGTGCCCGCCCCCGCCGCGACCAGCGAGGCCCCGGCGGAGCGCGAGGAGACGCAGGAGGCGAGCCGGCCCACCGAGACCACCCGCGAGGCCACCCGGACGCAGGAGCAGCGCCCGACGGCCACGCAGGGCACGGGCACGGGCGCCGGCAGCAGCAGCCGTACGCCCACGCAGTCCGACCCGGAGCCCCCGCCGTCCACCAGCGACACCCCGAGCAGCACGGGCGGCAGCACGTCGAGCGGCGGCTCCGGCGGCGGCTCGACGGGTTCGACGGGGACGCCGTCGGAGAGCAGCTCGACGTCGGGCGGGGCGAGGAACCCGATCGGCGGACTGCTGGGCTGA
- the rlmB gene encoding 23S rRNA (guanosine(2251)-2'-O)-methyltransferase RlmB: MAGNSQRRNRRTSNKKGATIGSGGQRRKGLEGKGPTPKAENRKGHKAFRVSNAMTRNAAKRKPVVRRGGKGQSEMVVGRNPVFEALRDGVPASTLYVQQFIDNDERVREALNLATGRGNINIMEAPRPELDRMTNGLNHQGLVLQVPPYEYAHPEDLVTAAFDDHDDPLIVALDGVTDPRNLGAVVRSVSAFGGHGVVVPERRAAGMTAGAWKTSAGTAARTPVARATNLTRCLEQYQKAGVTVVGLAADGDREVHELEELGGPVVIVVGSEGKGLSRLVGETCDFLVRIPMPGGAESLNAGVAAGVVLYEAARRRMAR; this comes from the coding sequence ATGGCCGGGAACAGCCAGCGCAGGAACCGTCGCACGTCCAACAAGAAGGGTGCGACGATCGGCAGCGGTGGCCAGCGGCGCAAGGGCCTGGAAGGCAAGGGGCCGACGCCCAAGGCCGAGAACCGCAAGGGCCACAAGGCGTTCCGCGTCTCCAACGCGATGACCCGGAACGCGGCCAAGCGCAAGCCCGTCGTCCGCCGCGGCGGCAAGGGCCAGTCCGAGATGGTCGTCGGCCGCAACCCGGTCTTCGAGGCCCTGCGCGACGGCGTGCCCGCCTCGACGCTGTACGTGCAGCAGTTCATCGACAACGACGAGCGCGTGCGCGAGGCCCTGAACCTCGCCACCGGCCGCGGCAACATCAACATCATGGAGGCGCCGCGCCCCGAGCTCGACCGGATGACGAACGGCCTGAACCACCAGGGTCTCGTCCTCCAGGTCCCGCCGTACGAGTACGCGCACCCCGAGGACCTCGTCACCGCCGCGTTCGACGACCACGACGACCCGCTGATCGTCGCCCTCGACGGCGTCACCGACCCGCGTAACCTCGGCGCCGTCGTCCGCTCCGTCTCCGCCTTCGGCGGCCACGGCGTCGTCGTCCCCGAGCGGCGCGCCGCCGGCATGACCGCCGGTGCGTGGAAGACCTCGGCCGGCACCGCCGCCCGTACCCCGGTCGCCCGCGCCACCAACCTGACGCGCTGCCTGGAGCAGTACCAGAAGGCCGGAGTCACGGTCGTCGGCCTCGCCGCCGACGGCGACCGCGAGGTCCACGAGCTGGAGGAGCTGGGCGGCCCGGTCGTCATCGTCGTCGGCTCCGAGGGCAAGGGCCTGTCCCGCCTCGTCGGCGAGACCTGCGACTTCCTCGTCCGCATCCCGATGCCGGGCGGCGCCGAGTCGCTGAACGCCGGTGTCGCCGCCGGCGTCGTGCTCTACGAGGCGGCCCGCCGCCGGATGGCCCGCTGA